From Malaya genurostris strain Urasoe2022 chromosome 2, Malgen_1.1, whole genome shotgun sequence:
GAGTTAGTAACgacaagaagaagaaaaatcaaATTGTCTGTCACTGCTGCAAGCGAGCTGGACATAAACAAAAGGAATGTCGAAAGTTTGTGCGTGATTCGGAAAAGCAATCAAGACCTCACGAAAAGGCAACCAGTAAAAAGGAAACAGTTTCATTTGCGCTAACCACAGTGGAGCACACGAACAGCAGTGCGATCAAACCGTGGATTGTTGATTCCGGGGCAACTAGACACACAGTTGCGGATCGGAAATGTTTTTTGAAGTTACAAACGAGTAAGGTTAAGTTCGTCAACTTGGCGAATGGGCAGAGAGCGAATGTTTTAGGTGAAGGATCCTGCGTCGTTGAATGCGTCAATGAGCAAGGTCGTCGTCATGAAATGAATCTCAGTTGTGCACTCTATACTCCAAGCCTTTCTATGAATTTACTGTCGGTGCCTGCATTAGTTAAAAAGCAAGCTACAGTTGTTTTCGAtgcggtaggttgtaaaattatTCGAAATAATACCGTCATAGCCGTAGCATGTTTGAAAGAGGGTCTGTACCAGGTTAAGCAACCAATTGATGTTGTGTTGGTGGCAAACGGTCATCAGAACAAAAATTGTCAGCACTTGTGGCATCGCAGGTTCGGGCATCGTGACCCGAAGGCAATCGAGTATCTGTTGAACAGAAAGCTAGTGGATGGTCTGTCGATTCAAGAGTGCAAAGTGATTGACAAATGCGACTGCTTTCTGAAAGCTAAAACTCCTCGTACACCTTTCCCAACTAAATCTTATTCCATGTCAAATGCGTTGATGGATTTAGTGCACACAGATGTTTGTGGACCGGTGGATATCGTCCACCTCGTCCGTTAGTGGATATCGATACTTCATGACCATGATTGATGATTATAGTCGATATTGCGTTCTTTACCTGTTAAAAGAAAAATCAGAAGTACCTACAAAAATTGAAGAATACGTTGCACACGTAAACACACTCTTCGGTCGAAAACCAAAAGCAATACGGTCCGATCAAGGTGGTGAGTATAGTGGAAAGCAATTACGATCATTTTATAAACGTGAAGGAATTTCCGCTCAATACACGGCGGGATACAGTCCGCAACAAAACGGAATTGCAGAGAGGAAAAATCGCTCACTCATTGAAATGGTGCGCTGCATGTTGTTTGATgcaaagctagagcaaaactaTTGGGCGTAAGCATTAAATGCAGCAGTCTACCTGCAGAACGTACTCCCAACGAAACCGCTTGACATTACACCTTTTGAGCGTTGGACCGGATGTAAACCTAAAGTTGACCATCTTAAAGTTTTTGGTTGCTATGCATGGGTCCACATTCCGAAAGTTAAAAGGAAGAAGTTGGATGCCACAGCACAAAAGTTAACTTTCGTCGGTTACTCATCAGAACATAAAGCTTATCGATTTTTAGACAGAGCAACACGAAAGATATACGTGAGTCGCGATGCTACGTTTATCGAAAGTGACGCGAATGATAATGCAATTGACGTGTACCAAGAAAACGAAGTTACTTTCGATAGTACTCCACGAAGCACTCGAGCGGCACCCCAAGTTCAACCCGAAGCGGAAGAATTTGAGGATTTCGATTCAGTCGTCGAGGATGTGACTCAGTCGAATGGTGAGTTCGAAGGTTTTAGCGATGAAGAACCCCCGCTTCTAGGAGAAAACGAGTTTGAAGAACCAAGACGATCCACtcgtcaaacgaaaggtctcccACCTCCGCGTTACCGTGACGTAACTGGCGTGACGAAACATGTAAGCGATGAACCACAAAGCTACTCACAAGCAATGGAAAGTCCAGATACAGCGTTTTGGCAAGTTTCGATGCAGGAGGAGATGGAATCACTCCAAGCTAGCGGTACATGGGAGCTTGTTCCCCTACCACTAGGTCGAAAAGCCATTGGATGTAAGTGGATATATAAACAGAAGAAAGATGAACACGGACAAACAGTACGATACAAGGCAAGGCTAGTTGCCCAAGGATTTTCGCAGAAATTTGGACAAGATTATGATGAGGTTTTCGCCCCTGTCGTTCGTCAAACTACTCTTCGAACAATTTTGGTACTAGCTAGCAAACATCAAATGTTAGTTAAACATCTAGATATAAAAAGTGCATACTTAAACGCAGAACTGCAAGAAGACATGTACATGAAACAGCCTCCAGGTTTTGACCACAGTGACGGATTGGTATGTCATCTCAAACGGAGCATTTATGGACTTAAACAATCTGCTAGAGCATGGAATAAAAAGATTGATAGAGTATTCAAAAGCATACATTTTAAACAAGCTGAGAGCGACTCCTGCTTGTACATTCGGAATGTTAACGGTAAGAAatcttatattttattatacgtTGACGATATGGTCGTCGTATGTAGTTCAGAAGACGAATTTGAGGAAATTCGGCGACACCTGCAACACCAATTCAAGCTCTCTTGTCTCGGTGAACTAAAGCATTTTCTCGGAATACATGTAGAAAAAGTTGATGGTCACTTCACTCTTGATCAAACAAACTACATTGAGAAGATGATATGTCGGTTTGGGCACGAAGAAGCCAAACCATCAAAAATACCAATCGATCCCGCGTACCTCAAGCAAAAGGAGGAGGACAAATTGCCTACAAACACATCGTATCGCAGTTTGGTAGGAAGTTTGCTTTATGTAGCGGTAAACACAAGGCCTGATATCAGCGTGGCCGTGTCACTATTGGGAAGAAAAGTCACAAATCCAACAAACCGTGATTGGACTGAAGCAAAGAGAGTTCTTCGATATCTCAAATCTACGAAGAATTTTCGCTTGCATCTCGGCAATGGATCTGGTGATTTGGAATGTTTCGTCGACGCTGATTGGGCTGGCGACGAAAGTGACAGAAAATCACATTCTggttttcttttaaaatttggTGGAGGTCTCATCGACTGGGGCACACGGAAGCAATCTTGCGTTGCTTTGTCTTCGACGGAAGCGGAATTTGTAGCATTAGCAGACGGCTGTCAACAATTAATGTGGTACCGGAAATTGCTAAATGATTTACAGCACGCACAAACCAACCCTGTTGTTATCTGGGAAGATAATCAGTCATGCATCAGGATTGTGGAGTCAGATCGTCTCGAAAGGCGTTCTAAGCAAATCGATACAAAGTACGCCTACACTAAGGATCTACACCAGAAACAGATAATCGAACTTCGATATATGCCTACAGAAAGCATGATAGCAGACCTCATGACGAAACCGTTAGACCGAGTGAAGCTGGAGCGGCACCGATTTGCTATCGGCATCAAAGAGGCAATTCATTCTTCGAACTGACAACGGTGAGGAGGAGTGTTGGGCTACGCAGCATTAAGACACCGCCGTCATTTCTACTAAATAATTTCCTTCAGTGCATTATATTTCTAACACACATACATTGTATTACACAGTACGAATAAAACTCATTCCTAAGTAGTCACTTGTAAGACACGCACGCGTTTTACTTTTTCTCCGCCATAACCTCCGTTCTGCGTCAGATCCTCCAGGAAGACATTGTAGTTCACGGTTCCGATTTTCTCGATCACGGTTGCTGGTTGCCACTGCCATGAATTCGCTCGATGTACCTTTACGTAGACGGTATCTCCGTGCTGAAATGCCCTTTTGACTGCGCCGTGCTTTTTGTTGAATGAGTTATTCTGATTATTTCTGTTTCTGACTGTGGAGTCAGTGGAACGTTCAGTCGGTTTGAGCAATGACGATACGGTACGTATTGGTCTGCCGAACATCAATTCAGCGGGAGCTTTGCCGTTCAAGTCACTGGTTGGAGTAGAGCGGTAAACATTCAAGAAGGTGTACAGTGCTTCTTCGAGTGATTCTCCTCCCGTGCGCATTTTTCGAAGGCTTCTCTTCAAAGTATCCACGAATCTTTCGGCTAAACCGTTGGATTGCGGATGGTACGGAGCGATACGAATATGACGTATTCCTTGAGCTGtacaaaaatcttgaaatttgTGGCTGGAAAATTGAGTTCCATTGTCGGACACTATTATCTCTGGATTGCCGAATGTTGCAAAAGTTTGAATCAGTAGTTTGATGGTGGTTTTTGTTGTCGTGGATTTTGTTGGATGTATTTCAGGCCACTTAGAGAAGGGATCAACTATTATTAGAAAATAGACACCATCTACGGGACCTGCGTAATCGATATGTATTCTGGACCAGGGTTTGGCAGGAATCGGCCACGACTTTAATGTCCTCTTTGTAGGAGTCTTAGCTGCTAATAAACATGGCGTGCAGTGTTTGACGAAGTCTTCAATGTCATTGTCGATACTGGGCCAAAAAACAAAGCTTCTAGCTATTGCCTTCATGCGTACCATTCCGGAATGACCTCGATGAAACTGTTGCAGAATCCTTCGTCGGAACATCCCAGGAACTATGACTCTGTCGCCAAACATTACACAACCGTCAACTAGGCTGAGCGATTCTCGTCTGTTGTAATATGGTTGAGCTGCAGTGGAAAGATTCTTGGAGCAGGAAGGCCATCCGTCACGAATGTGCTTGATAACAGTTTGAAGTGTGACATTTGTTGATGTTGCTTTCTGCAATGCTGCAAATGAAACCGGAACCTTTTCTGTAGCATCGGAAAGAATACTGGATAAGTCTTCCTCTAGAGTGAGTGCTGCGATGACATATTCTTCTTCTGGTTGGTTGGTTCGGTCGATCTGCTTGGAAAAGATATCTGCGCATCCAAAATCGCTCGTGGATACATGTTGAATCTCAAAATCGTAATTTAGCATCGTAAGTGCCCAACGTAAAAGCCTGTTTGCCGTGTTTGCCGAAAATAGACAGTAGCGGCTTGTGGTCAGTCAGCAATGTGAAATGACGTCCTAGCAAAAACTTTGTTACTGCATAGACTAACGCGAGTGCTTCTTTTTCAGGTTGCCCATAGTTCCTCTCTGGGGGGGCGAGCGTTCTTGAAGCATGTTGAACGGCCTTCCATCTTTCCATCGGAAAACTGatgaaaaactactgcaccgatTCCAGTATTTGATGCGTCTGCTGCTACGATGATGGGTAGCTTATGATCGTAGTGAGTTAGCAGCAAATTTGACTGAAGTGCTGTCTTGAATTGATTAAAAGCGCGTTGACACTGTGGAGTCCATTGCCACTTTGTTTCCTTCTTCAGCAGCTGGTCCATTGGATGACGTAACTCGTGCATGCTGCGAACGAATCTTGCATAGAAGTTGACCGCTCCTAGGTATGACCGTAATTCGGGAACGTTTGTCGGGGCAGGAAGTTCAGCAATGCTCTTCAACTTCTCGGGATTAGGACGAATGCCTTCTTTATCTACGATGTGTCCCAAATAGGCAAGTTGTGTTTGAAAGAGATGGCACTTCTCAGCTTTGACGTGGAAACCATACTCCTTCAGTCGCTGGAACAGTAAGTTGAGTGATACTAGATGCGACTTCATGTCCTTTGAGAATACGATAACATCGTCGATGAAAGAGCGGACACCAGGAATATCTGAAATCATTTCATCCACCAAACGCTGGAAAGCTCCTGGAGCGTGTTGATGGTGAGTAACTTCTTGGAACTATCATCAACTTCGAGTTGTAGATACGCATCGGACAGATCAATGATGCTGAACACTGTGCTATCATTGAGTTGAGCAAAAATTTCGTCAGGAGTTGGAAGCGGATAGTGGTTTGCCTCCAGTGCTTCGTTAAGTCCCGTCGAGTAATCCGCACAAATGCGAACCCGTCCGTTTGGCTTGCGTACCGCCACAATAGGAGCAGCCCATTCGGAAAAGTCGACTGGCTGTATTATACCAGACGTTTCCAACCGTGTTAGTTCGGCGTCCACCAATGAAATGGTATTAAAGGGAACCGGTCGCTTGGGACAGAAAATTGGTTtggaatttggtttcaaaaaGAGCTTTACCTTCGTTTTCCTGCAATGTCCCAAGGAATCGTTGAACACTTCTGCGTGCTGCGTTTTGAATTTACAAATTCGCTGCTCTACCGATTCTGTTTTTACTTGATTGCAGACCGAATCGATGGGAACTGACCACAACTTGAAAAGTTCGATCCAATCGATACCAAGGATATTGAGATTGATAGACGTTGTCACGAAACATCTTCCTTTTTTTGTTGTCCCGTTGATGGTGACGTAGCAATGAAACTCACCAAACAAATGAAGCGGCTTTCCCGATGCGTTCATGGCTTGAATCGTTGGTTTCTTGATAGAAGGTTTACCTAGAGAGTTCCAGGTTCGCTTAGATATCACTGTGATGTCGCTTGCTGTGTCTAACTGCAGCTTGACTTCCACGCCGTTAATGATGGTAGTCACGTACTTTCGCTTGCTTGAGTGTTGAGCGATGTGGTTCACAATAAAGATTCTTCGGGATTTGGCTTTACCAGATTTTCTTGGTCTGTTCGGTAACTTCTTCTCTTCACCAGAATAAACTGATTTCGTCTTGGAAAAACAATTACAGTATCCTTCCTTGTGACCACTGCGGTTGCACTGTTTGCATTGGTGGTTCGAGAAAGGACAATCTCGAACGAAGTGCATTTGGCCGCATTGCCAACAAGGTTTGCGAGGTGTTTTACCTTCCGATTTTGAAGACTGCTGCTGATGAGTTTTTCCCTTCTCCTGGACTGCGTGCACAGTTGGTTTCGAGCATGATTGACGCTCGATCATGGATGTGTCCGCCTTGAGATTGTCGAGCCGTTGATAGTCGTCGATCAGATTTTGGAGTGTACCGGGAGCTTCTGCTGTTTCAGACTCAATGCGAGAAACTAACCTGGCTCGTATGTCTGTGTAGCAGTGCGCTTTAAGGCCACAGACAAAAACCAAGCACTTGAACTGGTCAATTTTCATGTTCTTGAAATCGAAATCTTCGCATGCACGGTTTACCTTTCCGCCGTAACTGATAATGTCTTCGACTTCTGATTTCATCAACTGCAGACACTGGTAGCGCTTGTTGAAGACAGACGTTTGCGATCCGAAAATCTTCTTGATGATTTCGACGGTGTCAGTAAAGTTGATATCTTTGGGAAGCTTTGGCAGAATGTAGTTGGTATACCGTGTATGTGATGGTGTATCCAACTTCCTCAGCAGCAAACGAACTTTTGCGGCATCTTCCAGGTTCTTGGCGTCCGAATCGAAAAGGTCCGCGTATCGGCTGTACCATTTTTCGAAAGTAACTCCATTTTCTGGATCGAAAGAAAATTCGCTGATGTTGGTTGCTAAGGCCTCAAGTGTTTGCTCTGCGTTGGCCATCTGGAGAATTGCTTCTTCGAGGTCCGCCATTGCTTCAGGTTCTTAATCCTCGTCGCCAATTGTTGTATCCGGAAACTCCCGGAATGAAACTTCGGATTAAATACTTCTAGCTGTTAGTTTATTGGAAGTCAAtcaaagaatgaataaaatgagatTCATGTCAGCTGTTATATGATCGTTGGTTGCTATGATCCAACAaccacttgaaaaaaaattgtaaaaatgtttggcccttttcaaaatttaattaattaattattgcAAATGCAAAACGGCTCTTTTTGACAAAGTTTTCATGCacaaaaagtttaaataaaatttaagagggtgctgccaaccCCGAATATgatttagcgcgaaattcgtcaacAGAACCCGATCcatgcaaaacaaatggtttggcaTATGTGAAGATGTGTGCGAAGTTTTATCCAAATCGGAACTGATCGGTAACCATTTTACCACCTTTTCTGCTGATAATTGCTCACTTACAGCCAATCCGATTAGTCTAGTTTCGACTtccagtccgatgtatgttttcaTCATCATGTCAAGGTTACCGTACTTTTTATAATTACTTCAAGATAAATCTGATGCTAAAAAACTGCAGTGGTTTAACGTATTGAAATTTATAACATATGGCAATGTTTATAATTGAGTTTATAATTCGACATTTATGTCGTATTAGTGTTGATTTCGTGCTTGttgaatattcagaaatttcaaAATGACGACTCGGCATTTGTGGTTACAAAATtaaatattctgttttatggatatttttgttatgtcattttttataATTGCTGAAAATGATATGATCGATTGGACAAGTTCACACGAAGCGCAGCATATAGAAAGGCATAACCGTTTCGAGCTGTGCGCATTTTTCTTTGAACTTgctatgttaaggacactttgtaatgtcgttttcgcttgagaaaactgaaactgacccagggtagtttcattaaacaaacacttttcacgaaactgtgttggggtCGCACTTAGTAACggaggtttgagcaaacctgaaatcagcaaaatcaggttcgaaactgtaaactttgaaacgttgaaactaagttcgaaaccagcttcaaacaaatggtttgacagcagttagggtggaaactgggttaggtttggtatcaagcgaaaacgacataaggaaGCTCATCGACAACAGCAATGTCAAAAACAAAGTGTACCGATGTAGATGCGTTGGTAACCAAAACTTTGGTACGACGGCATACATTTAAAATAAGCATGCTTTGATTCAACGCCAACTAGTTCGAACGGTGTGACAGTAGTAAGCACGTGATTTTTAGTTTTACTTGTTAATTTCATTCGCACAAACGAGTTATGTTTATTTCACCGGTTTCCAGCTGATTGGATGTGGAGAGCTTATccgataaaaattataaagacaGCCCTCATGTACTCACTTTTCGTTACTGCGAAGCAGTCCCAGCAGTTCGTTCACCAACTCGTCCTTACAGCCGACCTTCAGCCGTTTATCAACGATATCGCCGAAACGTTTGCGGCCATGTTTCACTTTCTCCAGGGGATTATCCAGCGGACTGTTACCGAAACCCAACGGTTCCCGCAGATCACATTGGTCAATTTTGAGCGGAGCATTGCTGGCATGTAGAACGGAAGCTCCTCCGGTACGATCCAGTTCGACCGAAACGAAATTGAACGGCCCGTAGGTATCGTTCGCCAGCAGTTGCTTCGAATAGTTCTCATTTGAACTGCTTCCGGCAACATACCCGGACACTATCGGACCCCGTCCGGTTGTGCTGTTCGGTTTATTTTCGCCGCTTACGTTCAGCAGAGCACCGACACGAATTACGCCATCACGTGATCCCAGCGCTAGCCAGGTTCCTCCTTCTCGGCCAGGCTCCATATCACGTCCTGTAAGTCGGTAGAAATTAATAAAGTTATTACTTCTACATTTTAGCAAAATGTTTTACCTCCAATAACATGTGGATTCTCCTCCCAGGGGGCAGCAGCTTTAGCCGGTCTGTTAAAGTGTTCGTCTCGGTTGGACGCTAGAATTAGCTTGTACTCACCGGAAATCGGTTTTCCGTTGGTATTCACGTAGACGAACAAAATGCACATTTTTTTCACTACTGAGCCAATGAGTATCCAAAACTGGAAATTTTCGAACGCTCTGTTGCTTTTCCGTTCGACCTTTGAAGTGTCTCACGTTGTCTGAAAATAGAAATTCAATCGTTGATTATTACCTCGCCATATCGAGCTTAAAACCGAACATATGGTACTGTTGGGAGTGCTATTGATAAGCTTCGCTGGTGGTGTGGTGGCTTATTTTCTTTTAACTGCACTTCACATTTTGCTGGCGATAATTTGCTCTAAATCAGCTAAACAAGATTGAATGCGGGTCAAACTTCTCTCTCTTTCTCAGTTACTAAAAGTGGTTCCGTACCGATTGTGGTTGTTCAGTCACTGATTTGTGCGTTGTGTTTCTTGGTTTTGTTTTATATCTAAAGCAAAATGGAATTTTGTTTGGTGGACCATTAGCTAGTACTGATAACGTCTGCACTGTCAACAGCTGGATGTGACAAATTTATGGGGGAAGAGATTTAGAAGAATGGGTGCACGTTTCACACATCGCCATGGTGGCAGATAATTGGACAAGATCGGTTAAATCTGATTATAATTTAATATACAAATTATTCATTGCGTTGTTACGATGTTGTTCGATGTATGTAATCAAATGTATAGTTGCAATTCAGTATCTGATTTATATAGGAATATTATCGCACAATATTAAAAGGGTGAAAATATTACTttttcactcccaacgatttggCTGCAAAGAACTAGTAACCAgttttggtgattgccgaaaatttgacagaagctgctcgacatTTACCAatatgtatacaacattttcaatccggtagaagatgctacaataaCTCGTGTCTctcgtcggtgttgaacagtcgttcgcaccgcacgcgtatagctcttggctcctggaatttttttctggctacctagagtttcattgattcaaggcttcagtctttttcaaggctacctgaatcactaatagtctttttaaagactaacaattagtcagcctttctcaaggctatacaaagagtgatatta
This genomic window contains:
- the LOC131432587 gene encoding transport and Golgi organization protein 2 isoform X2, yielding MCILFVYVNTNGKPISGEYKLILASNRDEHFNRPAKAAAPWEENPHVIGGRDMEPGREGGTWLALGSRDGVIRVGALLNVSGENKPNSTTGRGPIVSGYVAGSSSNENYSKQLLANDTYGPFNFVSVELDRTGGASVLHASNAPLKIDQCDLREPLGFGNSPLDNPLEKVKHGRKRFGDIVDKRLKVGCKDELVNELLGLLRSNEKYFPDAELSRRVPVSAEKLSSINVRVPEYGYGSRTRTIILVDHENHMELIEETMASTDPDVVLPQMN
- the LOC131432587 gene encoding transport and Golgi organization protein 2 isoform X1 → MCILFVYVNTNGKPISGEYKLILASNRDEHFNRPAKAAAPWEENPHVIGGRDMEPGREGGTWLALGSRDGVIRVGALLNVSGENKPNSTTGRGPIVSGYVAGSSSNENYSKQLLANDTYGPFNFVSVELDRTGGASVLHASNAPLKIDQCDLREPLGFGNSPLDNPLEKVKHGRKRFGDIVDKRLKVGCKDELVNELLGLLRSNEKYFPDAELSRRVPVSAEKLSSINVRVPEYGYGSRTRTIILVDHENHMELIEETMASTDPDGEWQRTNIERQF
- the LOC131432585 gene encoding uncharacterized protein K02A2.6-like, producing MLNYDFEIQHVSTSDFGCADIFSKQIDRTNQPEEEYVIAALTLEEDLSSILSDATEKVPVSFAALQKATSTNVTLQTVIKHIRDGWPSCSKNLSTAAQPYYNRRESLSLVDGCVMFGDRVIVPGMFRRRILQQFHRGHSGMVRMKAIARSFVFWPSIDNDIEDFVKHCTPCLLAAKTPTKRTLKSWPIPAKPWSRIHIDYAGPVDGVYFLIIVDPFSKWPEIHPTKSTTTKTTIKLLIQTFATFGNPEIIVSDNGTQFSSHKFQDFCTAQGIRHIRIAPYHPQSNGLAERFVDTLKRSLRKMRTGGESLEEALYTFLNVYRSTPTSDLNGKAPAELMFGRPIRTVSSLLKPTERSTDSTVRNRNNQNNSFNKKHGAVKRAFQHGDTVYVKVHRANSWQWQPATVIEKIGTVNYNVFLEDLTQNGGYGGEKVKRVRVLQVTT